A stretch of the Agromyces larvae genome encodes the following:
- a CDS encoding GntR family transcriptional regulator has protein sequence MDESRPIFIQIAEQVENDIIDGTLLEGSQIPSTNEFAAFLRVNPATALKGVNRLVDDGIVEKRRGIGMFVTAGARERLIERRRAEFAAQYLRPLMVEAEKLGIGPEELAAMVRAERIAS, from the coding sequence ATGGACGAATCGCGCCCGATCTTCATCCAGATCGCCGAGCAGGTCGAGAACGACATCATCGACGGCACCCTGCTCGAGGGCAGTCAGATCCCGTCGACCAATGAGTTCGCGGCGTTCCTCCGGGTCAACCCGGCCACCGCGCTGAAAGGGGTGAACCGCCTTGTCGACGACGGCATCGTGGAGAAGCGGCGGGGCATCGGCATGTTCGTGACGGCCGGCGCCAGGGAGCGTCTCATCGAGCGCCGGCGGGCCGAGTTCGCCGCGCAGTACCTCAGACCACTCATGGTCGAAGCCGAGAAGCTCGGCATCGGCCCCGAAGAACTCGCGGCGATGGTCCGCGCAGAGAGGATCGCATCATGA
- a CDS encoding ABC transporter ATP-binding protein, producing the protein MTRTVARATGLTKRYGSFTAVDAVDFTLEENRIYGLLGRNGAGKTTIMQLLTGQLFPDAGALEVFDREPAEHADVLRRMCFIAESQRYPDSFKAAHVFKAAPWFFEHWDAEFAERLIADFRLPLNRYVKKLSRGQLSAVGVIVGLASRAPLTFFDEPYLGLDAVARHIFYDRLLEDYAEHPRTIVLSTHLIDEVANLLEHVILIDQGRILFDRDADELRGSATTIAGPRAAVESFTADRPVIGRDNLGGLASVTIDGRLDQAERVTAAELGLELAPVSLQQLIIHLTGTDLSADSTDREVAA; encoded by the coding sequence ATGACCCGCACCGTCGCCAGGGCGACCGGGCTCACCAAGCGCTACGGCTCGTTCACGGCCGTCGACGCCGTCGACTTCACGCTCGAGGAGAACCGCATCTACGGGCTCCTCGGCCGCAACGGGGCCGGCAAGACGACGATCATGCAGTTGCTCACGGGCCAGCTGTTCCCCGACGCCGGCGCCCTCGAGGTCTTCGACCGCGAACCGGCCGAACACGCCGACGTGCTGCGCCGCATGTGCTTCATCGCCGAGTCGCAGCGCTACCCCGACAGCTTCAAGGCCGCGCACGTCTTCAAGGCCGCGCCCTGGTTCTTCGAGCACTGGGACGCCGAGTTCGCCGAGCGGCTCATCGCCGACTTCCGGCTGCCGCTGAACCGCTACGTCAAGAAGCTCTCGCGCGGGCAGCTCTCGGCCGTCGGCGTGATCGTCGGGCTCGCGAGCCGCGCGCCGCTCACGTTCTTCGACGAGCCCTACCTCGGCCTCGACGCCGTCGCGCGGCACATCTTCTACGACCGCCTGCTCGAGGACTACGCCGAGCACCCCCGCACGATCGTGCTCTCGACGCACCTGATCGACGAGGTCGCGAACCTGCTCGAGCATGTCATCCTCATCGACCAGGGCCGCATCCTGTTCGACCGCGACGCCGACGAGCTGCGCGGGTCCGCGACGACCATCGCCGGGCCGCGCGCCGCGGTCGAGTCGTTCACGGCCGACCGGCCCGTCATCGGCCGCGACAACCTCGGCGGGCTCGCGTCGGTCACGATCGACGGCCGGCTCGACCAGGCCGAGCGGGTCACGGCCGCCGAACTCGGGCTCGAGCTCGCGCCGGTCTCGCTGCAGCAGCTCATCATCCACCTGACCGGCACCGACCTGAGTGCCGACTCGACCGACCGGGAGGTCGCCGCATGA